In a genomic window of Flavobacterium sp. KACC 22761:
- a CDS encoding VOC family protein encodes MEIRLLVLRTSDTKKLSEIYNLFGLTFEYHKHGNSPFHYSATIGKTVLEIYPLTKSQIEADKNLRLGFGIDNFEATIQKLIELDVVFSLPPTQTEYGFMAIIVDIDGRKIELYKNN; translated from the coding sequence ATGGAAATACGTTTATTAGTTTTAAGAACAAGTGATACGAAGAAACTCTCTGAAATTTATAATTTATTTGGATTAACATTTGAATATCATAAACATGGAAATTCACCATTTCATTATTCTGCAACTATTGGAAAAACAGTTTTAGAAATTTATCCTTTGACAAAAAGTCAAATTGAAGCTGACAAAAATCTTAGATTAGGATTTGGAATTGACAACTTTGAGGCGACAATTCAAAAATTGATAGAATTAGACGTCGTATTCTCTTTACCTCCAACACAAACAGAATATGGTTTTATGGCTATAATTGTAGACATTGATGGAAGAAAAATTGAATTATATAAAAATAATTAA
- a CDS encoding carboxypeptidase-like regulatory domain-containing protein gives MKYFAVFFFILFTSIGFAQDTESTAPQRVSGFIFNDNTKQPLPNVNIINKNKVLGAKSDAKGYFEIDVQQNDTLQFSILGFQSLRIRVTNDWIKNKITRIQLTEKAIALEEVVIAPFSLTGYLEIDSKLIPTKENYRYSISGLTQGYEAGEYAPNAFGKVLGSIFNPADMLYNFFGKNGKELRKLKDMKKDDTIRNLLETKYDRETLALLLGITKEEIPEILQRCNYSESFVQQANDLQILDAISGCYEQYKVLKRN, from the coding sequence ATGAAATATTTCGCAGTTTTCTTTTTTATATTATTCACGAGTATTGGTTTTGCCCAAGATACAGAATCAACAGCTCCTCAAAGAGTTTCAGGTTTCATCTTTAATGATAATACCAAACAGCCTCTTCCCAATGTAAATATTATCAACAAGAACAAAGTATTAGGCGCAAAGTCTGATGCTAAAGGTTATTTTGAAATTGATGTTCAGCAAAATGACACACTGCAATTCTCTATTCTGGGATTCCAATCATTACGTATTAGAGTTACCAATGACTGGATCAAAAACAAAATCACAAGAATCCAGCTTACAGAAAAAGCAATTGCACTTGAGGAAGTCGTGATCGCTCCTTTCAGCTTGACTGGATATCTTGAAATCGACTCAAAATTAATTCCGACTAAGGAAAACTATCGTTATAGTATTTCTGGACTTACTCAAGGTTATGAAGCCGGTGAATATGCTCCAAATGCATTTGGAAAAGTATTGGGTTCTATTTTCAACCCCGCCGATATGCTCTATAATTTCTTTGGAAAAAATGGAAAAGAACTCAGGAAACTCAAGGACATGAAGAAAGATGACACCATCCGAAATCTTCTTGAAACCAAATACGACCGCGAAACTCTTGCCCTACTTTTAGGAATTACGAAAGAAGAAATTCCGGAGATTTTACAGCGTTGCAACTACTCGGAATCCTTTGTTCAGCAGGCAAATGACTTGCAGATTCTAGATGCTATTAGTGGTTGTTACGAGCAGTATAAAGTTTTGAAACGTAATTAA